The Agarilytica rhodophyticola genome has a window encoding:
- a CDS encoding DUF6463 family protein has product MKWIGYWLMTVATLHTILAVFLYGTIYTEWLQTGLVGSIQSDAHRLGLWFLVSGFLIFTLGTCLLHIPSPPLSIGILLLLIAFLGLALLPKSGFWFLLPPALAIIFKRPAAPN; this is encoded by the coding sequence ATGAAGTGGATAGGTTACTGGCTTATGACTGTGGCAACACTTCACACCATTTTAGCCGTCTTTCTCTATGGCACCATTTATACTGAGTGGCTGCAAACAGGACTTGTAGGGAGTATCCAATCTGATGCACACAGATTGGGGCTCTGGTTTCTAGTATCCGGATTTCTTATCTTCACCCTCGGCACGTGTTTATTACACATACCCTCACCGCCGCTTAGCATTGGCATTCTTTTATTGCTTATCGCTTTTCTGGGTTTGGCTTTGTTGCCCAAATCAGGCTTCTGGTTTTTACTTCCACCCGCACTCGCTATCATTTTTAAGCGCCCCGCTGCTCCTAACTAA
- a CDS encoding alpha/beta fold hydrolase: MLNNIILLTYAVFIFSPIVVFSQSPKYKLPQPYGQGTYIKSKFGKIYYEEDGMGTPIIMINGGPGASRTVFWGALDFLKEHNYKIVYFDETGVGRSTRKIKEKFSPLITVHDIETLRRHLKASKIVLAAHSYGGIPALQYALKHPQNVEKLIMLSASIDGISQQMNVDAAKYLRKTFFPQQWEELEKIRASGISTGQSEYSKKFYSREIGNKSDWHDPRNRADLRKYRSLDKRDRFNINVYLDIAGKDPEVKITGTLKNIIINKEILKQFDIPTLIVNGRMDWKTTPQMAYRFYKMLPEGTAKLKFLEETGHWTWAEEPEQFITIISQFLALDDGIKSY, from the coding sequence ATGTTAAATAACATTATATTATTAACGTATGCAGTTTTCATTTTTTCTCCTATTGTTGTTTTTTCACAATCACCTAAATATAAGCTACCACAGCCTTATGGCCAGGGAACTTATATTAAGAGCAAGTTTGGAAAAATTTATTATGAAGAAGATGGTATGGGGACGCCGATAATAATGATTAATGGCGGTCCGGGTGCTAGTAGAACTGTATTCTGGGGTGCATTGGACTTTTTAAAAGAACATAATTACAAAATTGTCTATTTCGACGAGACCGGTGTTGGTAGGTCTACAAGAAAAATTAAAGAAAAGTTCTCACCACTCATTACTGTTCACGATATAGAGACCCTTAGACGACATCTTAAAGCGAGTAAAATTGTGTTGGCTGCCCATTCCTATGGTGGCATACCTGCTCTACAGTATGCTTTAAAGCATCCTCAGAATGTAGAAAAACTCATTATGTTAAGCGCTTCTATAGATGGCATTAGCCAACAAATGAATGTGGACGCAGCGAAATACTTGCGCAAAACGTTTTTTCCTCAACAATGGGAGGAGCTAGAAAAAATAAGAGCTAGTGGCATTTCTACCGGACAATCAGAATACTCAAAAAAATTCTACAGTCGCGAAATAGGAAATAAGTCTGATTGGCACGACCCTAGAAATAGAGCCGATCTGAGAAAATACCGTTCATTAGATAAAAGAGATAGGTTCAATATTAATGTATATCTAGATATAGCTGGAAAAGACCCTGAAGTGAAGATCACTGGAACTTTAAAAAACATTATAATTAATAAAGAGATACTCAAGCAGTTTGATATACCTACTCTGATAGTAAATGGAAGAATGGATTGGAAAACCACACCACAAATGGCGTATAGATTCTACAAAATGCTGCCCGAAGGCACCGCAAAACTTAAGTTTTTAGAAGAAACAGGACATTGGACTTGGGCCGAAGAGCCAGAACAATTCATCACTATTATTTCCCAGTTTTTGGCGCTAGATGACGGAATCAAATCTTATTAA
- the blaOXA gene encoding class D beta-lactamase has product MMMNFKLLILFLITMANMGFAQGKPEEQLEWAKVFDKYNAKGTILVVDKRSSLQEVKVFNSERANKRFAPASTFKVPHTLFALDAGLVKDEFQIFPWDGVKRSFKLHNQDQNLRSAMRYSALWVYEIFAKQLGEEKAKNYLKKIDYGNMDPRTDTGVYWIDGKLAISAYEQIDFLKKLYRNTLPFQKQHLLLLKDLMIVEAGSNWILRAKTGWQGSYGWWVGWVEWPSGPVFFALNIDTPNKMKDLYKRQAIVKDILLAINALPTNK; this is encoded by the coding sequence ATAATGATGAACTTCAAACTGCTGATATTATTCTTAATAACGATGGCAAATATGGGCTTTGCCCAAGGCAAACCTGAAGAACAACTGGAATGGGCTAAAGTTTTTGATAAGTACAACGCAAAAGGAACAATCCTGGTTGTAGATAAGCGCAGCTCTTTGCAAGAAGTAAAGGTGTTTAATTCCGAGCGAGCTAACAAACGTTTCGCCCCTGCGTCAACATTTAAGGTTCCTCATACGCTGTTTGCTTTGGACGCAGGCTTGGTAAAAGATGAGTTTCAAATATTTCCGTGGGATGGTGTAAAGCGAAGCTTTAAACTTCACAATCAGGATCAAAATTTACGCTCAGCTATGAGATATTCAGCACTCTGGGTTTACGAAATTTTTGCAAAGCAACTTGGTGAGGAGAAAGCGAAAAATTACTTAAAAAAGATCGACTATGGGAATATGGATCCTAGAACGGATACGGGAGTTTATTGGATTGATGGAAAGCTCGCTATTTCTGCTTATGAACAGATAGATTTTTTGAAAAAGCTCTATCGAAATACGCTCCCTTTCCAAAAACAACATTTACTTCTTCTAAAAGATCTTATGATAGTGGAAGCTGGCAGTAATTGGATATTGCGAGCAAAGACTGGGTGGCAAGGTAGCTACGGCTGGTGGGTCGGCTGGGTAGAGTGGCCATCCGGCCCTGTATTCTTTGCTTTGAATATTGATACGCCGAACAAAATGAAAGACTTGTATAAGAGACAGGCGATTGTTAAAGATATTCTCTTGGCAATTAATGCCTTACCGACTAATAAATAA
- a CDS encoding ion transporter, with amino-acid sequence MNGNSKPIYSMFMLILSIYILVVVFLGSFFIKDTETKLVLQYIDFSICILFLGDFFVNLYRADSKLAYIKWGWLDFISSIPVIDPLRWARISKVIRILRFLRTIKSIKVLILSIQRSKFQSFTLVVLLITFLAYTICASMILEYERDAGGSIQTAEDALWWAFLNIMNAKISISQAQSSVGIVFTVILNKVGLLLFAYFNAITIAWLINRRVNFGNVADQKISLNK; translated from the coding sequence ATGAACGGAAATAGTAAACCAATTTATAGTATGTTCATGCTCATATTGAGTATCTACATCTTGGTCGTAGTATTCTTGGGTTCTTTCTTTATCAAAGACACAGAAACCAAGCTAGTTCTGCAATATATAGATTTTTCTATTTGTATCCTTTTTCTTGGTGATTTCTTTGTAAACTTATATAGAGCCGACAGTAAGCTGGCTTATATAAAATGGGGCTGGCTTGATTTTATATCTTCTATTCCTGTAATTGACCCTTTACGTTGGGCTCGTATCTCCAAAGTTATTCGCATCTTACGTTTCCTTCGCACTATCAAATCTATAAAAGTTTTAATCTTATCTATACAAAGGAGTAAATTTCAGAGTTTTACACTGGTGGTACTGTTAATTACATTCTTGGCATATACCATATGCGCGAGCATGATCCTTGAATATGAGCGAGATGCTGGTGGTTCTATACAAACAGCTGAAGATGCTTTGTGGTGGGCGTTTTTAAATATAATGAATGCTAAGATCAGCATAAGCCAAGCTCAATCAAGTGTCGGTATAGTGTTTACAGTCATCCTCAATAAAGTTGGCTTACTTTTATTTGCATATTTCAATGCTATTACTATAGCTTGGCTAATAAATAGACGTGTAAATTTTGGCAATGTCGCTGATCAAAAAATATCACTAAACAAGTGA
- a CDS encoding Lrp/AsnC family transcriptional regulator, with product MNDKLDKSDRILLAHLQEDATLSLEKLSDVSHLSIASVQRRLRQLRKKGIIDREVAVLKPNALNQKMSFIVTVELERESVSQLDAFKRAIRKDARVQQCYYVTGEGDFVLMCIARDMQDFEDLTHTLFFNNSNVRRFRTSVVMDRTKVSLSVPIDIES from the coding sequence ATGAATGACAAACTTGATAAATCAGATCGAATCTTACTGGCGCACCTACAGGAAGATGCAACACTCAGTTTGGAAAAACTATCAGATGTCAGTCATTTGTCGATTGCGTCCGTACAGCGCCGTCTAAGGCAACTGCGTAAGAAAGGCATTATTGATCGAGAAGTTGCGGTTTTAAAGCCTAATGCTCTTAACCAAAAAATGTCGTTCATCGTAACAGTTGAATTGGAACGCGAAAGTGTGAGCCAACTAGACGCTTTTAAGCGTGCAATACGCAAGGATGCGAGGGTTCAACAATGTTACTATGTAACGGGAGAAGGCGATTTTGTATTAATGTGTATTGCACGGGATATGCAAGATTTTGAAGATCTAACCCACACATTATTTTTCAACAACTCTAATGTAAGACGATTTCGCACATCCGTTGTCATGGACAGAACTAAAGTGAGCCTTTCCGTGCCTATTGATATAGAAAGTTAA
- a CDS encoding ParB/RepB/Spo0J family partition protein has translation MSEKFEEMIHDEILAILDGEDPTEAKAIAELNQRIYEESKKYVNKVSSEWPHIIFNWDVSSSSQRFSLDGVTQEQFENDHPEGFLLGYVSLKEFDSILHICSRRDHGELWQLGSRSKLARLVIYLSENRPISPPLVKSISDREVILQGGHHRYAIAKELTQEKIPIYVAPAEKNQIDKLLTVEWKNA, from the coding sequence GTGAGCGAGAAATTTGAAGAAATGATACACGACGAAATATTAGCTATTCTAGATGGCGAAGATCCAACTGAAGCTAAGGCTATCGCTGAACTTAATCAGAGAATCTATGAAGAGTCTAAAAAATATGTGAATAAGGTATCGAGTGAATGGCCTCATATTATTTTTAATTGGGATGTGTCAAGTTCGTCTCAACGTTTTTCATTAGATGGAGTAACTCAAGAACAGTTTGAAAATGATCATCCAGAAGGTTTTCTTCTTGGGTATGTTTCTTTAAAAGAATTTGATTCGATTCTGCATATTTGCAGTAGAAGGGATCATGGTGAGCTATGGCAGCTTGGTTCCCGGTCCAAGTTGGCAAGGTTAGTTATTTACTTGTCAGAAAATAGACCAATTTCTCCACCACTTGTAAAATCAATAAGTGATAGAGAGGTTATACTACAAGGGGGACATCACAGATATGCAATTGCAAAAGAGCTTACACAAGAAAAAATTCCTATTTATGTTGCACCGGCAGAAAAAAATCAGATTGATAAATTACTAACTGTCGAATGGAAAAATGCGTAA
- a CDS encoding winged helix-turn-helix domain-containing protein, which produces MLKKSLSFNNIEHTVTYKDHVLSLNPLSFKLLKVLADANEETVSINTIASQVWQNSAVSPETLKQRVFVLRKSITESGIDGLVIRSIRGEGYRLIIEDNLNNLRPQEISKNHDYLNFFKTHKNAARIIIALLFITISAVVFLKAHSKHNYINNRIALWTNVDQQQLPKSTARIYTIWHQKLSHEMAKGKINLILSNRQKDMLVPIQARKNRIALISYFEVITQNQKIIVNLSIVEPKTATILRTDSLEVLPNLNAENVLKSHLKGMLELISSGKLNLSKQHKNNSKDPIWLHLKQLANPK; this is translated from the coding sequence ATGCTAAAGAAAAGTTTAAGTTTCAATAACATTGAACATACTGTCACCTACAAAGATCATGTTCTTAGCCTAAATCCACTGAGTTTTAAATTGCTTAAAGTTCTAGCCGATGCAAATGAGGAAACGGTATCAATAAACACTATTGCATCACAAGTTTGGCAAAATAGCGCAGTCAGTCCAGAAACCCTAAAGCAGCGAGTCTTCGTTTTAAGAAAGTCGATTACCGAATCAGGTATCGATGGCTTAGTTATACGATCAATTAGGGGGGAAGGTTATCGACTCATTATCGAAGATAATTTAAATAACTTAAGACCACAAGAGATCTCTAAAAATCATGATTATTTAAATTTTTTTAAAACACATAAAAATGCAGCAAGAATAATTATAGCTTTGTTGTTCATAACCATTAGCGCCGTTGTTTTCCTAAAAGCACACTCGAAACATAACTATATTAATAATCGCATTGCATTGTGGACAAATGTTGATCAGCAGCAACTGCCAAAATCTACAGCTAGAATCTACACAATTTGGCACCAAAAACTATCCCATGAAATGGCCAAAGGTAAGATAAATCTTATCTTATCTAATAGACAAAAAGACATGCTCGTTCCAATTCAAGCCAGAAAAAATCGTATCGCTTTAATAAGTTACTTCGAAGTAATAACACAGAATCAGAAAATCATTGTGAACTTGAGTATCGTTGAGCCAAAAACAGCGACAATCTTGAGAACAGATAGCCTTGAGGTATTACCTAATTTAAATGCTGAAAATGTCTTAAAGTCACACCTCAAAGGTATGCTTGAGCTGATTTCTTCTGGCAAACTAAATCTAAGCAAACAGCATAAAAATAACTCAAAAGATCCAATTTGGCTTCATTTAAAACAACTCGCTAACCCCAAATAA
- a CDS encoding serine hydrolase domain-containing protein, whose protein sequence is MKLSITHLRFIAFVIFLACLQTNGQENVKAVTSEQSQYEKELSKLLDSLSNVTKVPSFSVSVVHKGRLVASASTGYTDVENGVHTTNESIFRLASVSKIVGASMLAELVIAGKLNPDAHIGNYVPNLDERYHQITIRQLLSHTSGMPHYQIKDYDIDNKHYQSAQEALETLKGRSLLSYPGDKYHYSTHGYTLAGVIYELVSKRALSKSLPDFIRRWTGKKTPVIEDIRNLHPNTSNLYSLSFGGVEKIAFSEKSYSIFGAGLSATASELAYFGYEVLNKSRSNTDYEKLLFSPSLTNNGRAVATSTFHVGFGWRIGHDEQGRKVYHHAGATPGARSILVLYPDEDLAISILSNARWISSIDKMAFALVDLYLNNVKPNALKPGTTYTATFGTATVTGKISCNNATCYLKNENTPYTRWLNTFNSTGNHTDDWPIFSYSSKHGDRLLMVSKIGIRSFVGNRGYYQANVREDKTYSLKISF, encoded by the coding sequence ATGAAGCTCTCAATAACCCACTTACGATTTATTGCTTTTGTTATATTCCTAGCCTGCTTGCAGACCAATGGCCAAGAAAACGTCAAAGCAGTTACTTCTGAGCAAAGTCAATATGAAAAAGAGTTATCTAAATTATTGGATAGCCTAAGCAACGTTACCAAAGTTCCCAGCTTTTCAGTTTCTGTTGTCCATAAAGGTAGACTAGTGGCATCCGCTTCTACAGGTTATACCGACGTAGAAAATGGTGTGCACACAACAAATGAAAGTATTTTTAGATTAGCTAGCGTCTCTAAGATAGTTGGCGCATCAATGCTGGCTGAACTGGTCATCGCAGGCAAATTAAATCCTGATGCCCATATTGGAAACTATGTACCGAACTTGGACGAACGTTACCATCAAATTACTATAAGGCAATTATTGTCCCACACCTCAGGTATGCCACATTACCAAATAAAAGACTACGATATCGACAATAAACATTATCAGTCGGCACAAGAAGCACTTGAAACCCTAAAAGGAAGAAGCCTTCTATCCTATCCTGGGGATAAATATCATTACTCAACACATGGCTACACCTTAGCCGGTGTGATTTATGAGTTAGTAAGCAAAAGGGCCCTCTCTAAAAGTTTACCCGACTTTATACGACGCTGGACAGGAAAAAAGACACCCGTTATTGAGGACATTCGCAATCTTCACCCCAATACCTCTAATCTCTATTCACTTTCATTTGGTGGTGTCGAAAAAATCGCTTTTAGTGAAAAGTCCTACAGTATATTTGGAGCAGGTCTATCAGCAACGGCGTCCGAATTAGCTTATTTTGGATATGAAGTATTGAATAAAAGTAGAAGTAATACGGATTACGAAAAGCTGCTATTTTCACCTTCACTTACAAATAACGGCCGAGCTGTTGCAACATCAACATTCCACGTAGGTTTTGGATGGCGTATCGGTCATGATGAGCAGGGGAGAAAAGTATATCATCACGCCGGAGCCACTCCTGGCGCGAGATCAATTTTGGTGCTCTACCCCGATGAAGATTTAGCTATCTCAATACTGTCAAATGCTAGGTGGATTTCTTCGATCGACAAGATGGCTTTCGCCTTAGTAGATCTATATCTAAATAACGTTAAACCAAATGCATTAAAACCCGGTACAACATATACAGCAACTTTTGGTACTGCAACAGTAACAGGTAAAATTAGTTGTAATAACGCTACGTGTTATCTTAAAAATGAGAATACGCCCTACACTAGGTGGCTAAACACCTTTAATTCAACAGGCAATCACACAGACGATTGGCCCATATTTTCATACTCCTCCAAACATGGCGATCGCCTATTAATGGTAAGTAAAATTGGCATAAGGTCATTTGTTGGCAATCGAGGCTATTACCAAGCGAATGTTCGTGAAGATAAAACCTACTCACTAAAGATCAGCTTTTAA